Within Bremerella sp. JC817, the genomic segment GCAAAGGTTCACGTTTACTTCGGGTGTGCCTGACAGGGAAGCGGGACCGAAATGGCAATTTGGTTAACCATCGGAGTTGGGGCAGCCCCGACCCACAAGGAAGATTCGCATCCATGACGCACGCTTGGCACGACGTGACCCCCGGTGAGGACATTCCAAGGGAATTCTGTGCGGTCATCGAGATCCCCACTGGATCGAGCATCAAGTACGAGTTGGACAAAGACACCGGCCTGCTGCGGATGGACCGCATGCTCTACTCGGCCGTTCACTATCCAGCGAACTACGGATTTGTTCCGCAGACGCTCGCCGAAGATGACGACCCGCTCGACGTCCTGGTTCTCTGCCAGGAACCTGTCGCTCCGCTGACGCTGATCACGGCTCGCGCGGTTGGCTTAATGACGATGGTCGACAGTGGCAAACTGGACCACAAAATCATCGCTGTCGCAGTGACCGATCCGGAGTACTCGTCTTACAACGAGGCGATCGATCTACCGAATCATCGTCGAAACATGTTGCGACGCTTCTTCCAAGACTACAAGATGTTGGAAGGGAAGTCGGTCGAAGTCGATGAAATCCTGCCATCCGAATTGGCGCTGCCAATCATCAACGAAGCGTTGGAACGCTACAGCGAACAGCGCCGTCGCGGGTTTTATCGAAAGTAATCGTCTTGCCCTTTAAGGCGCACGACTTGCACAAAGTTGCGCTAATAAATCGGTGGTGGAGTGCGCGCTCACTTGCGTGCACCTGGGGTTGCCCGTTATCGTTTGGGCGCACCGATCAATACTCACCCAATGCTTTGCTTTTCCTTGACGGAGAGAAGGTGACCCATGCGTAATGTCATCTGCCTGGTACTCGGCGGAGGCCGCGGAACTCGGCTCTACCCATTGACCAAATACCGCTCGAAGCCAGCTGTTCCGCTGGCGGGCAAATATCGCCTGATCGATATTCCCCTCTCCAACTGCCTGAACAGCCAGATGAACCGCATCTATGTGCTGACGCAGTTCATGTCGGTGAGTCTCCATCGCCACATTCGACAAACGTACCGCTTCGATCACTTCAACGGCGGTTTCGTCGAGCTATTGGCTGCACAGCAGACCGCCG encodes:
- a CDS encoding inorganic diphosphatase, whose product is MTHAWHDVTPGEDIPREFCAVIEIPTGSSIKYELDKDTGLLRMDRMLYSAVHYPANYGFVPQTLAEDDDPLDVLVLCQEPVAPLTLITARAVGLMTMVDSGKLDHKIIAVAVTDPEYSSYNEAIDLPNHRRNMLRRFFQDYKMLEGKSVEVDEILPSELALPIINEALERYSEQRRRGFYRK